One Pseudomonas rhizophila DNA window includes the following coding sequences:
- a CDS encoding DUF1145 domain-containing protein, which translates to MKLLWALGRLLTLLFWLVVLVNLVMPFVHPLHLLVNFGAAMLLAIHLLELVLFRASLRGRPASGRDRLRVLLFGIFHLQTLPVAAEASHA; encoded by the coding sequence ATGAAGCTGTTATGGGCGCTGGGGCGCTTGTTGACCCTGCTGTTCTGGCTGGTGGTGCTGGTCAACCTGGTCATGCCGTTCGTTCATCCGCTGCATCTGCTGGTCAATTTTGGCGCAGCGATGTTGCTGGCGATCCATTTGCTGGAACTGGTGTTGTTTCGAGCCAGCTTGCGCGGCCGGCCGGCTTCAGGCCGTGATCGCCTGCGAGTGCTGCTGTTCGGCATCTTCCACCTGCAAACCCTCCCGGTCGCCGCCGAGGCTTCCCATGCGTAA
- the nhaA gene encoding Na+/H+ antiporter NhaA, protein MPLRNTLTRFLQLEAASGLLLIAAAVLALILNNSPLSWLYTDFLDTPVVAQIGALKIAKPALLWINDGLMAMFFLLIGLEVKREVLDGQLSKPSQIVLPGAAAIGGMVVPALIYWFLNRDNPAALAGWAIPTATDIAFALGVLALLGKRVPVSLKLFLMTLAIIDDLGAIIIIAIFYSGALSTLSLVLAAACIAALVAMNRAGVVKLGPYMVVGLILWVCVLKSGVHATLAGVTLAFCIPLRTKNAETSPLLTLEHALHPWVAYGILPLFAFANAGLSLSGVTVESFTHHVPMGIAIGLLLGKTVGVFGLTWLAVKIGIASLPAGANWGQILGVAILCGIGFTMSLFVGSLAFAPGTSEYAGMDRMGILTGSILAALLGYAVTAAASRKQTAFKAN, encoded by the coding sequence GTGCCTCTACGTAATACTTTGACCCGTTTCCTTCAGTTGGAAGCTGCCAGCGGCCTGCTATTGATCGCCGCCGCCGTGCTGGCCCTGATACTCAATAACTCACCGCTGTCGTGGCTCTATACGGACTTTCTGGACACCCCTGTGGTGGCCCAGATCGGGGCGCTGAAAATCGCCAAACCGGCGTTGTTGTGGATCAACGACGGCCTGATGGCCATGTTCTTTCTGCTCATCGGCCTCGAAGTCAAACGTGAGGTTCTCGACGGGCAGCTGTCGAAACCCTCGCAGATCGTCTTGCCGGGTGCGGCAGCGATCGGTGGCATGGTCGTCCCCGCCCTGATCTACTGGTTCCTCAACCGCGACAATCCGGCCGCCCTCGCAGGCTGGGCGATTCCAACGGCCACCGACATCGCCTTCGCCCTTGGCGTGCTGGCCCTACTGGGCAAACGGGTACCCGTGTCGCTCAAGCTGTTTTTGATGACCCTGGCGATCATCGACGACCTGGGCGCCATTATCATCATTGCCATCTTCTACTCGGGCGCCCTGTCGACCTTGTCACTGGTATTGGCAGCCGCCTGCATCGCCGCGCTGGTGGCGATGAACCGCGCGGGAGTGGTCAAGCTCGGCCCCTACATGGTTGTCGGCCTGATTCTCTGGGTCTGCGTACTCAAGAGCGGTGTCCATGCCACCCTGGCCGGTGTGACACTGGCGTTCTGCATTCCGCTGCGCACAAAAAATGCCGAGACCTCGCCGCTGCTGACCCTGGAACATGCCCTGCACCCCTGGGTGGCCTACGGCATCCTGCCGCTCTTCGCCTTCGCCAACGCCGGCCTGTCCCTGAGCGGCGTCACCGTCGAGAGCTTCACCCATCACGTGCCGATGGGCATCGCCATCGGCCTGTTGCTGGGCAAGACCGTCGGTGTCTTCGGCCTGACCTGGCTGGCGGTCAAGATCGGTATCGCCAGCCTGCCCGCCGGCGCCAACTGGGGGCAGATACTGGGCGTGGCAATCCTGTGCGGCATCGGCTTCACCATGAGCCTGTTCGTCGGCTCCCTGGCGTTCGCGCCCGGTACCAGTGAGTATGCCGGTATGGACCGGATGGGTATTCTCACTGGCTCGATCCTGGCGGCGTTGCTGGGTTATGCGGTGACAGCGGCGGCTAGTCGTAAGCAGACTGCATTTAAAGCCAACTAA
- a CDS encoding serine hydrolase domain-containing protein has protein sequence MQIQGHYELQFEAVREAFAALFDDPQERGAALCIQVGGRTVIDLWAGTADKDGSEAWHSDTIANLFSCTKTFTAVTALQLVAEGKLQLDAPVARYWPEFAAAGKQAVTLRQLLCHQAGLPALRELLAPEALYNWQTMVDALAAEAPWWTPGDGHGYAAITYGWLVGELLRRADGRGPGASIVARIAKPLGLDFHVGLADEEFHRVAHIARGKGNVGDAAAQRLLQVTMREPTAMTTRAFTNPPSIMTSTNKPEWRRMEQPAANGHGNARSLAGFYAGLLDGSLLEGEMLDELTRQHSFGEDKTLLTQTRFGLGCMLDQPDVPNATYGLGPRAFGHPGAGGSIGFADPEHDVAFGFVTNTLGPYVLMDPRAQNLARVLATCL, from the coding sequence GTGCAGATTCAAGGCCATTATGAGCTTCAATTCGAGGCGGTGCGTGAAGCCTTCGCCGCGCTGTTCGACGATCCTCAGGAGCGCGGCGCGGCGTTGTGCATTCAGGTTGGTGGCCGCACGGTCATCGATCTGTGGGCCGGCACGGCCGACAAGGATGGCAGTGAGGCCTGGCACAGCGACACCATCGCCAATCTGTTTTCCTGCACCAAGACGTTCACCGCCGTCACCGCCCTGCAACTGGTGGCCGAAGGCAAGCTGCAACTGGACGCCCCTGTCGCCCGCTACTGGCCTGAGTTCGCGGCAGCCGGCAAGCAAGCCGTCACGCTCCGTCAGTTGCTTTGCCACCAGGCCGGGTTGCCGGCGTTACGTGAATTGCTGGCGCCCGAAGCACTTTATAACTGGCAGACCATGGTCGATGCTCTGGCCGCTGAAGCGCCCTGGTGGACGCCGGGTGACGGTCACGGCTACGCGGCGATCACTTATGGCTGGCTGGTCGGCGAACTGCTGCGCAGGGCTGACGGTCGTGGGCCGGGGGCATCCATCGTGGCCCGTATTGCCAAGCCGTTGGGCCTGGATTTTCACGTCGGCCTGGCTGATGAAGAGTTTCATCGCGTGGCCCACATCGCTCGCGGCAAAGGCAATGTGGGGGATGCGGCGGCCCAGCGCCTTTTACAAGTAACGATGCGCGAACCCACGGCCATGACTACCCGGGCCTTTACTAACCCGCCCTCGATCATGACCAGCACCAATAAGCCAGAGTGGCGGCGCATGGAACAACCGGCGGCCAACGGCCATGGTAACGCCCGTAGCCTGGCCGGGTTTTATGCCGGCCTGCTGGACGGCAGCCTGCTGGAGGGCGAAATGCTCGACGAACTGACTCGCCAGCACAGCTTCGGCGAGGACAAGACATTGTTGACCCAGACCCGTTTCGGCCTGGGTTGCATGCTCGATCAGCCGGATGTACCGAACGCGACCTACGGCCTCGGCCCTCGGGCATTCGGTCATCCTGGGGCGGGGGGCTCCATCGGTTTTGCCGACCCGGAGCACGATGTGGCTTTTGGCTTTGTGACAAACACCCTCGGGCCATACGTTTTGATGGATCCGCGGGCGCAGAACCTTGCGCGGGTACTTGCCACTTGTCTATAA
- a CDS encoding SEC-C metal-binding domain-containing protein: MTQQPHVHGPDCNHDHDHHHDHDHGHVHGPNCGHAHQEPVRNTLKDVGRNDPCPCGNGKKFKKCHGA, encoded by the coding sequence ATGACCCAGCAACCCCACGTCCATGGCCCTGACTGCAACCACGATCATGACCATCACCACGATCATGATCACGGACATGTCCATGGCCCCAACTGTGGCCACGCCCACCAGGAACCGGTGCGCAACACCCTGAAGGATGTCGGCCGCAACGACCCTTGCCCGTGCGGCAATGGCAAGAAATTCAAGAAGTGCCACGGCGCTTGA
- a CDS encoding glycine zipper 2TM domain-containing protein — MRKSVLLVASFSTMAMLLTGCQSSLTGDSYSRDEARRVQTIRMGTIEALRPVKIEGTKTPIGGAAGAVVGGVGGSAIGGGRGSIVAAVIGAVAGGLIGSATEEGLTRTQGVEITVREDDGSMRAYVQQVQENEVFRVGERVRISTVDGTSRVSH; from the coding sequence ATGCGTAAGTCTGTTTTGCTGGTTGCTTCCTTTTCCACGATGGCGATGTTGCTCACTGGCTGTCAGTCGAGCCTGACCGGTGACTCCTATTCCCGTGACGAAGCGCGTCGCGTGCAGACGATTCGCATGGGGACCATTGAAGCCTTGCGTCCGGTCAAGATCGAAGGCACCAAGACCCCGATCGGCGGAGCGGCGGGTGCGGTGGTAGGTGGTGTGGGTGGCAGCGCCATCGGTGGTGGCCGTGGCAGTATCGTTGCTGCCGTGATCGGCGCCGTGGCCGGCGGCCTGATCGGCTCCGCGACCGAAGAAGGCCTGACCCGTACCCAGGGTGTGGAAATCACCGTTCGCGAAGACGACGGCAGCATGCGCGCCTATGTGCAGCAGGTTCAGGAAAACGAAGTGTTCCGTGTGGGTGAGCGGGTTCGTATTTCCACTGTGGATGGTACGAGCCGCGTATCGCACTAA
- a CDS encoding OmpA family protein → MSLNKSFALALCFAITGCAQTPQNDAEGGSGWWPFGASDKVAAKEPTSAAPLKPAAVAPQAKAEGATHWWWPFSSDDAADGVAKKVDAKPEVKTPVTVAKAEAESNGKWWWPFGGKDQETAKTVPMPDPKVTQAWLDDYEPKLRTAIKDSKLELERRDDVLVVTAPVDGSFNPDRPAMLLPVSLGPFTRVAKILEADPKTAVLILGHADTSGAAPVNLKLSQERAQSVAAIFRLSGLQRDRLMLRGMGSVAPRAANDSVEGRALNRRVELLVTPQNTMVALLSKYNMPAPAPVRLVAVQDVKPAALAPAPAPAANKSKAVASKKAPAKKAVAKAPAKKAPAKKAPVAKKPQPTKAATDAKKVAAADASKQ, encoded by the coding sequence ATGTCATTGAATAAATCTTTCGCTCTGGCGCTGTGCTTCGCTATCACCGGTTGCGCACAAACCCCACAAAATGATGCCGAGGGCGGCAGTGGCTGGTGGCCGTTCGGCGCCTCCGACAAGGTCGCGGCCAAAGAACCGACGTCAGCGGCGCCGCTGAAACCGGCTGCCGTCGCGCCACAAGCCAAGGCCGAGGGTGCCACTCACTGGTGGTGGCCGTTTTCTTCCGATGACGCCGCCGACGGCGTCGCCAAAAAAGTCGACGCCAAACCTGAAGTCAAGACGCCGGTTACCGTCGCCAAGGCTGAAGCTGAAAGCAACGGCAAGTGGTGGTGGCCATTCGGCGGTAAAGATCAGGAAACCGCCAAGACGGTGCCGATGCCGGATCCGAAAGTCACCCAGGCTTGGCTCGACGACTACGAGCCGAAATTGCGCACGGCCATCAAGGACAGCAAGCTCGAACTTGAACGCCGCGACGACGTGCTGGTGGTCACCGCACCGGTGGACGGCTCCTTCAACCCGGATCGTCCGGCCATGCTGCTGCCGGTGAGCCTCGGCCCGTTCACCCGCGTTGCGAAAATTCTGGAAGCTGATCCGAAAACAGCCGTGCTGATCCTCGGCCACGCCGACACGTCGGGCGCCGCGCCGGTCAACCTGAAGCTCAGCCAGGAACGCGCCCAATCCGTGGCGGCGATTTTCCGTCTCAGCGGCTTGCAGCGTGATCGCCTGATGCTGCGTGGCATGGGTTCGGTTGCGCCCCGTGCCGCCAATGACAGCGTTGAAGGTCGCGCTTTGAATCGTCGTGTCGAGCTGCTGGTCACGCCGCAAAACACCATGGTTGCGCTGCTGAGCAAGTACAACATGCCGGCCCCGGCGCCAGTAAGGTTGGTGGCGGTCCAGGACGTGAAACCTGCGGCTTTGGCGCCAGCGCCCGCGCCGGCGGCTAACAAGTCCAAGGCTGTTGCCAGCAAAAAAGCGCCGGCCAAGAAGGCTGTCGCCAAGGCTCCTGCCAAAAAAGCCCCGGCCAAGAAAGCGCCGGTGGCGAAGAAGCCGCAACCGACCAAAGCCGCTACCGATGCCAAGAAAGTCGCGGCTGCCGATGCATCCAAGCAGTGA
- a CDS encoding YchJ family protein — protein MHTTICPCGSGNPLDACCGHYHDGHPAPCAEALMRSRYSAYVLGLVDYLVATTLPAQQDGLDRQSISEWSAKSTWLGLEVESSEVFGGQPEHAFVTFTARWHDGQGEHSHREQSSFVQNGARWYFIDPTVPVKTGRNDTCPCGSGHKFKKCCAGYFNR, from the coding sequence ATGCACACAACCATTTGCCCGTGCGGCAGTGGCAACCCACTGGACGCCTGCTGCGGCCATTACCACGATGGTCACCCGGCGCCCTGCGCCGAAGCCTTGATGCGTTCGCGTTATAGTGCCTACGTGCTGGGATTGGTGGACTATCTGGTGGCCACGACCTTGCCCGCCCAGCAGGACGGCCTGGATCGCCAATCCATCAGCGAGTGGAGCGCCAAAAGCACATGGCTCGGACTGGAGGTGGAAAGCAGCGAAGTATTCGGTGGCCAACCCGAACACGCCTTTGTCACCTTCACCGCGCGCTGGCACGACGGCCAGGGGGAACACAGCCACCGCGAACAGTCATCCTTCGTACAGAACGGCGCACGCTGGTACTTCATCGACCCGACAGTGCCAGTCAAGACCGGACGCAACGACACCTGCCCGTGCGGCAGTGGGCACAAATTCAAGAAGTGCTGCGCAGGCTACTTTAATCGCTGA
- a CDS encoding LEA type 2 family protein, with product MTLSSHLLRITCLLLFIGLGSCASWRGDEAPEPQVHLTKVEVVRARLVEQKFMLHFRVDNPDDSDLTVRGITYRIHLGDLLLTEGEHEHWFTVRPGHSRYFRVPIRTNLWPQVRKLVKMLEKPRQQIPYRLEGELETGLFIAHYVHLRRNGVIIAADFIAE from the coding sequence ATGACCCTTTCATCACATCTGCTGCGCATCACCTGCCTGCTGCTGTTCATCGGGCTCGGCAGTTGTGCGTCCTGGCGAGGTGATGAGGCCCCTGAACCGCAGGTGCATCTGACCAAGGTCGAGGTGGTACGGGCGCGGCTGGTGGAGCAGAAGTTCATGCTGCACTTTCGTGTGGACAACCCCGACGACAGTGATTTGACCGTGCGCGGCATAACCTACCGCATTCATCTGGGCGACCTGTTGCTGACCGAAGGAGAGCACGAGCACTGGTTCACGGTGCGTCCCGGGCATAGCCGCTACTTCAGGGTTCCGATCCGCACCAACCTGTGGCCGCAGGTACGCAAGCTGGTGAAAATGCTCGAAAAACCCCGCCAGCAGATCCCCTATCGCCTGGAAGGTGAGCTGGAAACCGGTTTATTCATCGCCCACTACGTGCACCTGAGGCGCAATGGCGTGATAATCGCCGCCGATTTTATTGCGGAGTAA
- a CDS encoding OmpA family protein, protein MKVLLRAALPVLLAGSLLSGCATHSDGGAPLNQRTWPVCSLIGGLVGGGLGALESSGWAAGGAALGLLTGGLICYAQDGDEDDDGVFDRRDRCPDTPANTPVEHHGCPLPQYPASAPPVEPQAPATEVITLNDAGKVLFDFDKSDLTQDARSQLDGLMSKLSHANVASIRVVGHTDSVGTDAYNQGLSERRASSVVEYLLTQGLSPDKLTSEGKGESEPVADNETDEGRAQNRRVELHIQR, encoded by the coding sequence ATGAAGGTTCTACTCAGGGCCGCCTTACCGGTACTGCTGGCGGGCAGTCTATTGTCAGGTTGTGCCACTCACAGCGATGGCGGCGCACCGCTTAATCAACGCACCTGGCCAGTCTGTAGCTTGATCGGCGGTCTGGTTGGCGGCGGCCTGGGGGCCCTCGAAAGCAGCGGTTGGGCGGCGGGCGGTGCTGCGCTGGGGCTGTTGACCGGCGGCCTGATCTGCTACGCCCAGGATGGCGACGAGGACGATGACGGCGTGTTCGACCGCCGTGACCGTTGTCCCGACACGCCGGCCAATACCCCGGTTGAACATCACGGTTGCCCGTTGCCGCAATACCCGGCCAGCGCTCCGCCGGTTGAACCTCAGGCACCGGCCACTGAAGTGATCACCCTCAACGATGCCGGCAAGGTGCTGTTCGACTTCGATAAATCCGATCTCACTCAAGACGCGCGAAGCCAACTCGATGGGCTGATGAGCAAATTGAGTCATGCCAATGTCGCCAGTATTCGCGTGGTGGGGCACACCGACAGCGTCGGCACTGATGCCTACAACCAGGGGCTGTCCGAGCGCCGGGCAAGCAGCGTGGTGGAATATCTGCTTACCCAGGGGCTTTCGCCGGACAAGCTCACCAGTGAAGGCAAGGGTGAAAGCGAGCCGGTGGCCGACAACGAGACCGATGAGGGGCGGGCGCAGAATCGTCGGGTTGAGTTGCATATCCAGCGCTGA
- the pdxH gene encoding pyridoxamine 5'-phosphate oxidase, producing the protein MTQTLADMRRDYTRDGLTEAQAPAEPFALFHQWFADAVKTEQAPVEANAMTLATVDADGRPHCRILLLKGLDAQGFTFFTNYESAKGQQLAANPFAAMTFFWPTLERQVRIEGKVQKVTAQESDAYYQVRPLGSRLGAWASPQSRVIAGRGELEDLLKATEQRFSDSQPHCPEHWGGYRLLPERIEFWQGRASRLHDRLNYRLQEASWIRERLAP; encoded by the coding sequence ATGACCCAGACGCTGGCTGATATGCGCCGCGACTACACCCGCGATGGCCTGACCGAGGCGCAGGCCCCGGCCGAGCCGTTCGCGCTGTTCCACCAGTGGTTCGCCGACGCGGTGAAAACCGAACAGGCGCCGGTGGAGGCCAACGCCATGACCTTGGCGACCGTGGATGCCGATGGGCGCCCGCACTGCCGGATCCTGCTGCTCAAGGGGCTCGATGCCCAAGGCTTCACGTTCTTCACCAACTACGAGAGCGCCAAGGGTCAGCAACTGGCCGCAAACCCGTTCGCGGCCATGACATTTTTCTGGCCGACGCTGGAGCGTCAGGTGCGTATCGAGGGCAAGGTGCAGAAGGTCACGGCGCAAGAGTCGGACGCCTATTATCAGGTACGGCCATTGGGCAGTCGCCTCGGGGCCTGGGCTTCACCTCAAAGCCGGGTGATTGCGGGTCGAGGTGAGCTGGAAGACTTGCTCAAGGCCACCGAACAACGCTTCAGTGACAGCCAGCCTCACTGCCCGGAGCATTGGGGGGGCTATCGTCTGCTGCCCGAGCGTATCGAATTCTGGCAGGGACGGGCCAGCCGTCTGCATGATCGCCTCAACTACCGCCTGCAAGAGGCGAGCTGGATCCGCGAGCGTCTGGCGCCTTAG
- the dinG gene encoding ATP-dependent DNA helicase DinG: MISTELKTTIQGAYSRFLEAKSLKPRYGQRLMIAEVAKVLGDIDTDDEGRRSGEPAVVAVEAGTGTGKTVAYSLAAIPTAKAAGKRLVIATATIALQEQIVFKDLPDLMRNSGLNFSFALAKGRGRYMCLSKLDMLLQEGQAQTATAQLFEEEGFKIEVDEASQKLFTSMIEKLAGNKWDGDRDSWSTALEDADWSRLTTDHSQCTNRHCPNFGQCAFYKAREGMGKVDVIVTNHDMVLADLALGGGAVLPDPRDTIYVFDEGHHLPDKAIGHFAHYTRLRSTADWLETTAKNLTKLLAQHPLPGDLGKFIEQVPELAREIKTNQQFMFSACEQVADFKPGEDVEGRDRPRHRFVGGVIPEHMREMGIELKKGFARLTDLFTRLTDLLKEGMDGEVNIGIASNQAEEWYPLFGSLLSRSQGNWELWTAFTTEDPEDNPPMARWLTLAESGSLFDIEVNASPILAAEMLRRNLWNVAYGALVTSATLTALGTFDRFRMRAGLPKKAVTAVVPSPFHHADAGVLRVPDLKADPRDAAAHTAAIIRDLPELVEGSRGTLVLFSSRKQMQDVFDGLDRDWRKQVFIQGNLSKQETLNKHKARVDGGDSSVLFGLASFAEGVDLPGAYCEHVVIAKIPFSVPDDPVEAALAEWIEARGGNPFMEISVPDASLKLVQACGRLLRTEEDRGTITLLDRRLVTQRYGKAILNALPPFRREIS, from the coding sequence ATGATCAGCACCGAACTCAAAACCACGATCCAGGGCGCCTATTCGCGTTTTCTCGAAGCCAAGAGCCTCAAGCCGCGATATGGCCAGCGCCTGATGATTGCCGAAGTGGCAAAAGTCCTGGGTGACATCGACACCGACGACGAAGGCCGGCGCAGTGGCGAGCCTGCCGTCGTGGCGGTGGAGGCCGGCACCGGCACCGGCAAGACCGTGGCCTACAGCCTGGCGGCAATCCCCACCGCCAAGGCCGCCGGCAAACGCCTGGTGATCGCCACGGCCACGATCGCCTTGCAGGAGCAGATCGTTTTCAAGGACCTGCCTGACCTGATGCGCAACAGCGGGCTGAATTTCAGCTTCGCCCTGGCCAAGGGCCGTGGGCGCTACATGTGCCTGTCCAAGCTCGACATGTTGCTCCAGGAAGGCCAGGCGCAGACCGCCACGGCCCAGTTGTTCGAGGAAGAAGGCTTCAAGATCGAAGTCGATGAGGCCAGTCAGAAGCTGTTTACCAGCATGATCGAAAAACTGGCCGGCAATAAATGGGACGGCGACCGCGACAGCTGGTCCACCGCCCTGGAAGACGCCGACTGGTCACGCCTGACTACCGATCACAGCCAGTGCACCAACCGTCATTGCCCGAACTTCGGCCAGTGCGCCTTTTACAAGGCCCGCGAAGGCATGGGCAAGGTCGACGTCATTGTCACCAACCACGACATGGTCCTGGCCGACCTGGCCCTGGGCGGTGGCGCGGTGCTGCCGGATCCGCGTGACACGATCTATGTGTTCGACGAAGGTCACCACCTGCCGGACAAGGCCATCGGCCATTTCGCCCATTACACCCGGCTGCGCTCCACCGCTGACTGGCTGGAAACCACCGCCAAGAACCTCACCAAGCTGTTGGCCCAACACCCGCTGCCGGGTGACCTGGGCAAGTTCATCGAGCAGGTGCCCGAGCTGGCCCGTGAAATCAAGACGAACCAGCAGTTCATGTTCAGTGCCTGCGAACAAGTGGCGGATTTCAAGCCCGGCGAAGACGTCGAGGGTCGTGATCGACCTCGCCATCGCTTTGTCGGCGGCGTCATACCCGAGCACATGCGCGAGATGGGCATCGAGCTCAAGAAAGGCTTTGCCCGTCTGACCGACCTGTTCACCCGTCTGACCGACCTGCTCAAGGAAGGCATGGATGGCGAGGTCAATATCGGTATCGCCAGCAACCAGGCCGAGGAGTGGTACCCGTTGTTCGGCAGTCTGCTGTCCCGCTCCCAGGGTAACTGGGAGTTGTGGACCGCGTTCACGACTGAAGACCCGGAAGACAACCCGCCGATGGCGCGTTGGTTGACCCTGGCCGAAAGCGGCTCGCTGTTCGACATCGAGGTCAATGCCAGCCCGATCCTGGCGGCGGAAATGCTGCGTCGCAACCTGTGGAATGTCGCCTACGGCGCGCTGGTGACTTCCGCCACGCTGACCGCCCTGGGCACGTTCGACCGTTTCCGCATGCGCGCCGGCCTGCCGAAAAAAGCCGTGACCGCCGTGGTTCCGAGCCCCTTCCATCATGCCGACGCCGGCGTGCTGCGGGTCCCGGACCTCAAGGCTGATCCGCGGGATGCCGCCGCCCACACCGCGGCGATTATTCGCGACCTGCCGGAACTGGTGGAAGGCTCGCGGGGCACCCTGGTGCTGTTTTCCTCGCGCAAACAGATGCAGGACGTGTTCGACGGCCTCGACCGCGACTGGCGCAAGCAAGTGTTCATCCAAGGCAACCTGTCCAAGCAGGAAACCCTGAACAAGCACAAAGCGCGGGTCGACGGCGGCGATTCCAGCGTGCTGTTCGGCCTGGCGAGTTTTGCCGAAGGCGTGGATTTGCCCGGTGCCTACTGTGAGCATGTGGTGATCGCCAAGATCCCGTTTTCGGTTCCGGACGACCCGGTGGAAGCCGCGTTGGCCGAATGGATCGAGGCCCGCGGTGGTAACCCGTTCATGGAGATCTCCGTGCCGGACGCCTCGCTGAAACTGGTCCAGGCCTGTGGTCGATTGCTGCGCACCGAAGAAGACCGCGGCACCATCACTTTGCTCGACCGCCGACTGGTGACCCAGCGCTACGGCAAGGCGATCCTCAACGCCCTGCCACCGTTTCGGCGGGAGATTTCCTAG
- a CDS encoding CopD family protein, translating into MTPFALVYTLHLLAALVWVGGMFFAWMILRPAAIAALEGPARLKLWTEVFQRFFVWVWVAVVLLPISGVGLIHMRFAGFETAPRYVQIMIGLYVVMTALFIRIQGLQLPALRKAVAAQDWPTGAAVLGKIRQLVGINLLIGLLVVAIGAARPMF; encoded by the coding sequence ATGACACCCTTTGCCCTCGTCTACACCCTGCATTTACTGGCGGCCCTGGTCTGGGTCGGCGGTATGTTCTTCGCCTGGATGATCCTGCGCCCCGCCGCAATCGCGGCCCTTGAGGGGCCGGCCCGGCTCAAATTATGGACAGAAGTGTTTCAGCGTTTTTTCGTTTGGGTCTGGGTCGCAGTGGTGCTTTTGCCGATCAGCGGCGTGGGCTTGATCCACATGCGCTTTGCCGGCTTCGAGACCGCGCCACGTTATGTGCAGATCATGATCGGCTTGTATGTGGTGATGACGGCGCTGTTTATCCGCATCCAGGGATTGCAATTGCCGGCCCTGCGCAAGGCCGTAGCAGCCCAGGACTGGCCGACGGGCGCGGCGGTACTGGGGAAAATCCGGCAGTTGGTGGGGATTAATCTGTTGATCGGGTTGCTGGTGGTGGCGATTGGCGCGGCGCGGCCGATGTTCTGA
- a CDS encoding OmpA family protein produces the protein MSIVRTALPLVLLTGVLTGCAGLQKTDWPTCAAVGGVTGAGLGAIESTSWAGGGALFVGTMAAAYCWVHGDGDEDGDGVPDSRDKCPGTPKGVQVDADGCPPPAPAPMVEEVVVVQEETIVIRDVHFEFDKATLTAADKEVLSTIATRLKQETSTAQLRVTGHTDSVGSDAYNQRLSEQRANAVVQYLVESGVPRSSFVSVEGAGESQPVADNSTADGRAMNRRTEIKINR, from the coding sequence ATGAGCATAGTTCGCACAGCGTTACCCTTGGTTCTGCTGACCGGTGTGTTGACTGGTTGCGCAGGTTTGCAGAAAACCGATTGGCCGACCTGCGCGGCGGTTGGCGGTGTGACGGGCGCTGGATTGGGCGCCATCGAAAGCACCTCCTGGGCCGGCGGTGGTGCATTGTTTGTCGGCACCATGGCGGCGGCTTATTGCTGGGTGCATGGCGACGGCGATGAGGATGGCGATGGCGTGCCGGACAGCCGCGACAAATGCCCGGGCACGCCTAAGGGCGTGCAAGTCGATGCCGACGGCTGCCCGCCACCGGCACCGGCGCCGATGGTTGAAGAAGTCGTGGTGGTCCAGGAAGAAACCATTGTGATCCGTGACGTGCATTTCGAATTCGACAAGGCCACGCTGACGGCGGCAGACAAGGAGGTCCTGAGCACGATTGCAACCCGACTCAAACAGGAAACGTCCACCGCGCAACTGCGCGTCACCGGCCACACCGACAGCGTCGGCAGCGATGCCTATAACCAGCGCCTATCTGAACAACGGGCCAACGCGGTGGTGCAATACCTGGTTGAGAGCGGCGTGCCCCGTTCCAGCTTCGTTTCGGTGGAGGGTGCCGGTGAGAGCCAGCCGGTGGCGGACAACAGCACCGCCGATGGTCGGGCCATGAACCGCCGCACGGAGATCAAGATAAATCGCTGA
- a CDS encoding DUF6231 family protein has translation MTVAISSRTPQQALAAVLDRYAPKKLLLIGASSFPALEAFQQAHPDTEVVHAAPGALAADVAARRFDLALALDCLEHLPKRDGLNLLGGIRNLNASRIAVLADLNACGWQETDFFSLALQASERFQREEQVLTLFTYDLLEYKQVPDWLNSRFWANPENFGKYWW, from the coding sequence ATGACCGTTGCCATTTCTTCCCGTACGCCCCAGCAAGCCCTGGCTGCCGTGCTGGACCGTTATGCCCCGAAAAAACTGCTGTTGATCGGGGCCAGCAGCTTCCCTGCCCTTGAGGCGTTCCAGCAAGCGCATCCTGATACTGAAGTGGTCCACGCCGCCCCTGGCGCCCTTGCGGCGGACGTGGCGGCGCGACGTTTTGACCTGGCCCTGGCGCTTGATTGCCTGGAGCATTTGCCCAAACGTGACGGTCTGAACCTGTTGGGTGGCATCCGCAATCTCAACGCCAGCCGTATCGCCGTGCTGGCGGACCTCAATGCCTGCGGCTGGCAAGAAACTGATTTCTTTTCCCTGGCCCTGCAGGCCAGTGAGCGATTCCAGCGCGAGGAGCAGGTGCTGACCCTGTTTACCTACGATCTGCTTGAATACAAACAAGTCCCTGACTGGCTCAACTCACGCTTTTGGGCCAACCCGGAAAACTTTGGAAAATACTGGTGGTAG